The Streptomyces sp. NBC_01775 genome includes a region encoding these proteins:
- a CDS encoding aminoglycoside phosphotransferase family protein has protein sequence MVKSPYSDGRAGIDAELVERLIAAQFPRWSGLPVRPVEADGWDNRTYRLGEEMTVRLPTAEGYAPAVDKEDRWLPLLAPALPVPVPPVLAKGEPGEGYPFSWSVRGWLDGETARPERVDDLPGFAVRVAEFVLALQRVDATDGPRAGAHSFYRGAPPGHYDGETRRALAALEGRIDTARAAAVWDAALASAWQGPPTWFHGDIAHGNLLVRDGELAAVLDFGTCGVGDPACDLVIAWTLFSGESREAFRAAVGQDGAMWARARGWGLWKALICLAEHLDTDAERAAEDRHVLDEILTDHDHFG, from the coding sequence ATGGTCAAAAGCCCCTACAGCGACGGCCGCGCGGGAATCGACGCGGAGCTGGTCGAGCGTCTGATCGCGGCACAGTTCCCGCGCTGGAGCGGGCTGCCGGTCCGGCCGGTCGAGGCCGACGGGTGGGACAACCGCACCTACCGGCTCGGCGAGGAGATGACGGTGCGGCTGCCCACCGCCGAGGGCTACGCCCCGGCAGTCGACAAGGAGGACCGATGGCTGCCCCTCCTCGCCCCGGCGCTGCCGGTGCCCGTCCCGCCCGTGCTGGCCAAGGGCGAGCCGGGGGAGGGGTACCCCTTCAGCTGGTCGGTGCGCGGGTGGCTCGACGGGGAGACCGCCCGCCCCGAGCGCGTTGACGACCTGCCGGGGTTCGCCGTCCGGGTGGCGGAGTTCGTCCTGGCCCTCCAGCGGGTGGACGCGACGGACGGGCCGCGTGCGGGGGCGCACAGCTTCTACCGGGGCGCGCCGCCGGGCCACTACGACGGTGAGACCCGGCGCGCGCTGGCCGCGCTGGAGGGACGGATCGACACCGCCCGGGCCGCCGCCGTGTGGGACGCCGCTCTCGCCTCCGCCTGGCAGGGACCCCCCACGTGGTTCCACGGCGACATCGCCCACGGCAACCTGCTGGTACGGGACGGCGAACTGGCCGCCGTCCTCGACTTCGGGACCTGCGGCGTCGGCGACCCCGCCTGCGACCTGGTGATCGCCTGGACGCTGTTCTCGGGCGAGAGCCGCGAGGCGTTCCGCGCGGCCGTCGGCCAGGACGGCGCCATGTGGGCGCGGGCTCGCGGGTGGGGCCTGTGGAAGGCCCTGATCTGCCTGGCCGAACACCTCGACACCGACGCCGAACGAGCCGCCGAGGACCGTCACGTCCTCGACGAAATCCTCACCGACCATGACCACTTCGGGTAG
- a CDS encoding SUKH-4 family immunity protein, which translates to MTRALDRETLERRFRPEELVTLPERALAGIRHEPSRAFLRNIGIPVRPTPWFDLIERDEPEYKRLSDSYEEDLRTVWPGLPDGAENWLLIGMIPYEDFALDSGTGALVLFPQDHDEPYVLNTDLASFVRFLCLLEEERPHYDEDFEPDEGEEEGEGEADCVGAARRLAARMREIDPAALEVPHSRWHDILDYIAYPAAR; encoded by the coding sequence ATGACGCGAGCCCTCGACCGGGAGACGCTCGAAAGGCGGTTCCGTCCGGAGGAACTGGTCACCCTGCCGGAGCGGGCCCTGGCGGGTATCCGGCACGAGCCCAGCCGTGCCTTCCTCCGCAACATCGGGATACCCGTACGCCCCACCCCCTGGTTCGACCTCATCGAGCGCGACGAGCCCGAGTACAAGCGGCTGAGCGACAGCTACGAGGAGGACCTGCGCACGGTCTGGCCCGGGCTGCCCGACGGCGCGGAGAACTGGCTCCTGATCGGCATGATCCCGTACGAGGACTTCGCCCTCGACAGCGGCACCGGAGCCCTCGTCCTGTTCCCCCAGGACCACGACGAGCCCTACGTGCTCAACACGGATCTGGCGTCCTTCGTCCGCTTCCTCTGTCTGCTGGAGGAGGAACGTCCGCACTACGACGAGGACTTCGAGCCGGACGAGGGAGAGGAAGAGGGGGAGGGCGAAGCGGACTGCGTGGGCGCCGCCCGCCGCCTGGCCGCGCGGATGCGTGAGATCGACCCCGCCGCGCTGGAGGTCCCCCACTCCCGCTGGCACGACATCCTGGACTACATCGCCTATCCGGCCGCGCGATAG